From a single Syngnathus scovelli strain Florida chromosome 2, RoL_Ssco_1.2, whole genome shotgun sequence genomic region:
- the igfbp2a gene encoding insulin-like growth factor-binding protein 2-A, producing the protein MPQKPRQITMLKLYSLLVITAAVTGGSLAEMVFRCPACTAERLALCPQFNEPCAEIVREPGCGCCPVCARQEGETCGVYTPRCAAGLRCYPTPDSELPLEQLMQGMGLCRHTVDTDTASLEHREQTSGETFELLSESSLTLSKDTTWMGPKETAIRQHRQEILTKMKTNKVEELKPTRPRQTPCQQELDQVLERISKMPFRDNRGPLEDLYALHIPNCDKRGQYNLKQCKMSLYGQRGECWCVSPHTGRPILAAPTVRGNPNCSQYLPELELEMANMEQIQ; encoded by the exons ATGCCACAAAAGCCAAGACAAATCACAATGCTCAAGCTCTACAGCTTGCTGGTCATCACCGCGGCCGTCACCGGCGGCTCTCTGGCCGAGATGGTCTTCCGCTGTCCGGCGTGCACCGCGGAGCGCTTGGCTCTCTGTCCGCAGTTCAACGAGCCTTGCGCAGAAATCGTGCGCGAGCCAGGCTGCGGCTGCTGCCCGGTGTGCGCCCGGCAGGAGGGCGAGACGTGCGGCGTGTACACCCCGAGGTGTGCCGCTGGCTTGCGATGCTACCCGACGCCCGATTCGGAGCTTCCCCTGGAGCAACTGATGCAGGGTATGGGTCTGTGCCGGCACACGGTCGACACCGACACCGCCAGCCTGGAGCACCGGGAGCAGACCAGCG GTGAGACCTTTGAATTGTTGTCCGAGTCCAGCCTGACCTTAAGTAAGGACACCACTTGGATGGGACCCAAGGAGACGGCGATACGACAACATCGTCAAGAGATCCTGACCAAGATGAAGACCAACAAGGTGGAAGAGCTTAAACCTACACGACCCAGACAG ACGCCATGTCAGCAGGAGTTGGACCAGGTTCTGGAGAGGATCTCCAAGATGCCCTTCAGAGATAATCGAGGTCCACTGGAGGACCTCTATGCCCTGCACATCCCGAACTGTGACAAGAGAGGGCAGTATAACCTCAAACAG TGCAAGATGTCTCTTTATGGTCAGAGGGGTGAGTGCTGGTGTGTAAGCCCCCACACGGGGCGACCCATCCTAGCAGCCCCCACTGTGCGGGGCAACCCCAACTGCAGCCAGTACCTTccagagctggagctggagatgGCCAACATGGAGCAgatacaataa
- the LOC125989282 gene encoding insulin-like growth factor-binding protein 5: MLPSVALLVLLFVPSCVASYVPCEPCDQKARSMCPPVPVGCQPVKEPGCGCCLTCALEDGQSCGVYTGPCTRGLRCLPKNGEEKPLHALLHGRGVCRNEKLYKLLQPSKDSMMPQTKVPIYGRDHISSRKAQAMKQAKDRKKQLARVGPNSNLDFPLHGLEKLEPQFGPCRRRLDHLVQSMKDTSRVLALSLYIPNCDKKGFFKRKQCKPSRGRRRGICWCVDRFGAKIPGINYAGGDLQCKDLDSSSNRNE; the protein is encoded by the exons ATGCTACCGAGTGTAGCTCTCCTGGTGCTTCTCTTCGTCCCAAGCTGCGTTGCGTCGTACGTGCCGTGCGAGCCGTGCGACCAGAAGGCCCGTTCCATGTGCCCGCCGGTGCCGGTGGGCTGTCAACCCGTGAAGGAGCCCGGCTGCGGATGCTGCCTGACGTGCGCGCTCGAGGACGGCCAGTCTTGCGGCGTGTACACGGGGCCGTGTACTCGCGGGCTGCGATGCCTTCCCAAAAACGGCGAGGAGAAGCCTCTGCACGCCCTCCTGCACGGCCGCGGCGTTTGCAGAAACGAGAAGTTGTACAAACTGCTGCAGCCTTCCAAAG ATTCCATGATGCCCCAAACCAAGGTGCCCATTTATGGACGAGATCACATCAGCAGTCGGAAGGCCCAGGCGATGAAGCAGGCTAAGGATCGCAAAAAGCAGCTAGCCAGGGTGGGACCCAATAGCAACTTGGACTTCCCTCTGCACGGCCTGGAGAAATTGGAGCCTCAGTTT GGGCCCTGCAGGAGACGTCTGGATCACCTCGTTCAAAGCATGAAGGACACCTCTCGGGTCTTGGCTCTATCTTTGTACATCCCCAACTGCGACAAAAAAGGTTTCTTCAAGCGCAAACAG TGCAAACCATCCCGCGGCCGCAGGAGGGGGATATGTTGGTGCGTGGATCGCTTCGGTGCCAAGATCCCAGGCATAAACTACGCCGGCGGTGACTTGCAGTGCAAAGACTtggacagcagcagcaacaggaaCGAGTGA